A genomic window from Sceloporus undulatus isolate JIND9_A2432 ecotype Alabama chromosome 9, SceUnd_v1.1, whole genome shotgun sequence includes:
- the LOC121916296 gene encoding heat shock 70 kDa protein-like: protein MPKENALAVGIDLGTTYSCVAVCHHDKVEIIANDQGNRTTPSYVAFTNREHLVGDPAKSQASLNPQNTIFDAKRLIGRKYQDAAVQEDMKHWPFTVVSHEDKLKIQVVHKGKVRSFYPEEISAMVLARMKQIAEAYLGCSVSQAIVTVPAYFNDAQRQATIDAGAIAGLHILKILNEPTAAAIAYGLDLRNQDGGTRNILIFDLGGGTFDVSILSAEDSIFEVKATAGNTHLGGQDFDKRLVAYLADEFKKKHKRDLHQDKKAMQRLKTAAERAKCILSSCTSASISVDSLYHGIDFHTTVTRARFEDLCSDLFRATLKPLERALKDARMNKGEIMDIVLVGGSTRIPKIQKLLKEYFNGKELCKGINPDEAVAYGAAIQAAILTGNRTPKMQNLFLLDVTPLSLGINTQGGVMATIIKRNSPVPTKETMEFTTTEDDQDTILFMVYEGERALTKHNHLLGTFTLNGIPLAPCGVPVVTVTFSIDENNILTVSAKDVETGNTSHLTISDTRGRLGKEEIEKIVQAAEEFRMNDQTQQEKIEAMNSLESCTLELKRVAEEQVLDIQAKRRMLEMCESASSWLEGNPLAEKEECEQRQKDLEQAWDSICGSIAQSENAEGAMLAEDQEDHTAGADGAKVETQAENEMQ, encoded by the coding sequence ATGCCTAAGGAAAACGCCCTGGCCGTCGGTATCGACCTGGGCACCACCTACTCCTGCGTGGCCGTCTGCCACCATGACAAAGTCGAAATCATCGCCAACGACCAAGGCAACCGGACCACCCCCAGCTATGTTGCCTTCACCAACAGAGAGCATCTCGTGGGGGACCCCGCCAAGAGCCAGGCGTCTCTCAACCCCCAGAACACCATCTTCGATGCGAAGAGGCTGATCGGCCGGAAGTACCAGGATGCTGCCGTCCAAGAAGATATGAAGCACTGGCCCTTCACCGTGGTCAGCCACGAGGACAAGCTCAAGATCCAAGTGGTCCACAAAGGAAAAGTAAGGTCCTTTTACCCGGAGGAGATCTCAGCCATGGTCTTGGCCAGGATGAAGCAAATAGCGGAGGCTTACCTGGGCTGCTCTGTCTCCCAAGCCATCGTCACGGTCCCAGCCTACTTCAACGATGCCCAGCGCCAGGCCACCATCGATGCAGGCGCCATTGCAGGGCTCCACATCCTGAAGATCCTCAACGAACCCACTGCCGCCGCCATCGCCTATGGACTGGACCTCAGGAACCAGGATGGGGGGACCCGGAATATCCTCATTTTCGACCTGGGAGGTGGCACCTTTGATGTCTCCATCCTCTCTGCCGAAGACAGCATTTTTGAAGTGAAGGCCACGGCTGGCAACACTCACCTGGGCGGGCAGGATTTTGACAAGAGGTTGGTGGCTTACCTGGCCGACGAGTTCAAGAAGAAGCACAAGAGAGACCTGCACCAGGACAAGAAGGCCATGCAGCGGCTGAAGACGGCCGCCGAGAGGGCCAAGTGCATCCTTAGCTCTTGCACCAGCGCCAGCATCTCTGTGGATTCCCTTTACCATGGGATAGACTTCCACACGACCGTCACCCGGGCGCGTTTTGAGGACCTTTGTTCGGACCTCTTCCGGGCCACCCTGAAACCCCTGGAGAGGGCCTTGAAAGACGCCCGAATGAATAAAGGCGAAATCATGGACATTGTATTGGTCGGAGGCTCCACTCGGATACCCAAGATCCAAAAACTTCTGAAGGAATACTTCAACGGAAAGGAGCTGTGCAAAGGCATCAACCCCGATGAGGCGGTGGCCTATGGGGCGGCCATCCAGGCTGCCATCTTGACCGGCAACCGGACACCAAAGATGCAGAACCTGTTCCTCCTAGACGTCACCCCCCTATCTTTGGGAATCAACACTCAAGGCGGGGTGATGGCCACCATCATCAAACGCAACTCCCCCGTCCCGACGAAGGAGACGATGGAGTTCACCACCACTGAAGACGACCAAGACACCATCTTGTTCATGGTCTACGAGGGAGAGAGGGCTCTGACCAAACACAACCACCTCCTGGGCACCTTCACCTTGAATGGGATCCCACTGGCACCTTGCGGGGTCCCGGTAGTCACCGTCACCTTCTCCATTGACGAGAACAACATCCTGACCGTCTCCGCCAAGGATGTCGAGACAGGAAACACCAGCCATCTCACCATTTCCGACACCCGAGGGCGCCTGGGCAAAGAGGAGATCGAGAAGATCGTCCAGGCGGCGGAGGAGTTCAGGATGAACGACCAAACCCAGCAGGAGAAGATCGAAGCCATGAACTCCTTGGAGTCCTGCACCTTGGAGCTGAAGCGGGTGGCGGAGGAGCAAGTCCTGGACATCCAAGCCAAGCGGAGGATGCTGGAGATGTGTGAAAGCGCCTCCTCCTGGCTGGAAGGGAACCCACTGGCGGAGAAGGAGGAGTGTGAGCAGCGGCAGAAGGACCTGGAGCAAGCCTGGGACTCCATATGCGGCTCCATCGCCCAAAGCGAGAACGCGGAAGGAGCGATGCTGGCGGAAGACCAAGAGGACCACACTGCGGGAGCGGATGGAGCCAAGGTAGAGACTCAAGCTGAGAATGAGATGCAATAA